One Gammaproteobacteria bacterium DNA window includes the following coding sequences:
- the fabZ gene encoding 3-hydroxyacyl-ACP dehydratase FabZ, translating to MEKILDINKILEYLPHRFPFLLVDKVIGFEPGKSITAVKNVTVNEPFFPGHFPQKPVFPGVLIVEAMAQTTGLLAFATEGGAPSGSLFYLVAVDNARFKQPVEPGDQLIMDVEFIKAMRGVWKFSASAKVDGKVVASAELMCAVRDA from the coding sequence TTGGAAAAGATATTGGATATAAATAAGATACTCGAGTATCTGCCGCACCGTTTTCCTTTCCTGCTCGTGGACAAGGTCATTGGTTTTGAACCAGGCAAGTCAATTACCGCGGTCAAGAATGTGACGGTGAACGAACCGTTTTTTCCAGGGCATTTTCCACAGAAACCTGTATTTCCTGGTGTATTAATTGTTGAGGCAATGGCCCAGACTACTGGCCTGCTCGCTTTCGCCACCGAAGGCGGTGCGCCTTCAGGGTCATTGTTCTATTTGGTTGCTGTGGACAATGCCCGTTTCAAACAACCAGTGGAGCCCGGTGATCAACTGATCATGGATGTGGAATTTATTAAGGCCATGCGTGGGGTATGGAAATTTTCAGCGTCGGCCAAAGTGGATGGAAAAGTGGTCGCCAGCGCTGAACTCATGTGTGCGGTACGCGACGCCTAA
- the lpxD gene encoding UDP-3-O-(3-hydroxymyristoyl)glucosamine N-acyltransferase, with amino-acid sequence MRMLRGASLGELAALVKGQLRGDAERKILGIATLEKANSEQISFLSNRKYQKFLKQTQAGAVIVAPELADECPVDALICDNPYLAYARIATYMSGQAPQLGVIHPTAIIAESANVSADVNIGPYVVIGERSVITSGVSIGAGSVIGNDCIIGEGTRLFANVTFYDDVVTGKECIFHSACVIGADGFGIAKDGERWVKIPQIGGVRIGNCVEIGASTTVDCGALEPTVLEDGVKLDDQIHVAHNCYIGENTVAAAETGISGSTRIGKNCTLGGGSGFNGHITIADNVHFTGMSMVTKSITEPGVYSSGIPVQDNRSWRKNTVKLRQIEQLEQKIKNLEAQIAKTDTGD; translated from the coding sequence ATGCGAATGTTGCGCGGTGCCAGCCTGGGTGAGCTGGCTGCTCTGGTAAAAGGGCAGCTAAGGGGTGATGCTGAGCGTAAAATTCTGGGGATAGCTACTCTAGAGAAGGCGAATTCTGAGCAAATCAGCTTTCTCTCCAATCGCAAATATCAAAAGTTTCTCAAGCAAACACAGGCCGGTGCGGTTATCGTCGCGCCAGAGCTTGCAGATGAATGTCCCGTTGATGCGCTAATCTGTGATAATCCTTATCTCGCTTACGCACGTATCGCGACTTACATGAGTGGCCAGGCGCCGCAATTGGGCGTGATACACCCGACAGCGATTATCGCAGAGAGCGCCAATGTCAGCGCCGATGTAAATATCGGTCCCTATGTGGTGATCGGTGAGCGAAGTGTTATCACTTCCGGCGTTAGTATTGGCGCAGGGAGTGTTATTGGCAACGACTGTATAATCGGTGAGGGTACACGGCTATTTGCGAATGTGACTTTCTATGATGATGTGGTTACAGGGAAAGAGTGCATTTTTCATTCTGCCTGTGTTATTGGTGCCGATGGATTCGGAATAGCCAAAGATGGCGAGCGCTGGGTCAAAATTCCTCAAATCGGCGGCGTACGAATAGGCAATTGTGTGGAGATCGGTGCTAGTACGACTGTCGATTGTGGAGCGCTAGAGCCGACAGTACTCGAAGATGGCGTTAAACTCGACGACCAGATTCACGTCGCGCACAATTGCTATATTGGCGAAAACACTGTCGCGGCTGCAGAGACAGGTATTTCGGGCAGTACCCGCATCGGTAAGAATTGCACACTTGGTGGTGGTAGTGGTTTTAATGGACACATAACTATTGCAGACAATGTACACTTTACCGGTATGTCGATGGTAACCAAGTCGATTACCGAGCCCGGTGTGTATTCGTCGGGAATACCTGTGCAGGACAATCGCAGCTGGCGTAAAAATACCGTGAAATTGCGACAAATTGAGCAACTCGAACAAAAAATAAAAAATTTGGAAGCACAAATTGCCAAGACGGACACGGGAGATTAA
- a CDS encoding OmpH family outer membrane protein: MKLKKLWLVSAMTLMFSPLVAAELKIGVVNIARVMEEAPQAESARTSLQNEFAPRERELVELQKSVRSLEERLARNGTIMSEAERGKLEREILAKKRDFQRDQEAFRDDLNFKRNDLLEKLQREMVGIIQQYAKQQKFDVLLAEGVIYMSESVDVTEQVLSELKKKK, encoded by the coding sequence GTGAAATTGAAAAAGCTCTGGTTGGTATCAGCGATGACGTTGATGTTTTCGCCGCTGGTTGCTGCCGAATTAAAGATTGGCGTGGTCAATATCGCGCGTGTGATGGAAGAAGCGCCACAGGCGGAAAGTGCTCGAACGTCGTTACAGAATGAGTTCGCGCCAAGAGAACGAGAGCTGGTGGAATTGCAAAAGAGTGTGCGTTCGCTGGAAGAACGTCTTGCGCGCAATGGCACTATCATGAGCGAAGCTGAGCGCGGTAAATTAGAACGTGAAATCCTCGCCAAGAAACGGGATTTCCAACGTGACCAGGAAGCATTTCGTGATGACCTTAATTTCAAGCGCAATGACTTGCTTGAAAAACTGCAACGGGAAATGGTCGGTATCATCCAGCAATATGCAAAGCAGCAGAAGTTTGATGTGTTGTTGGCCGAAGGAGTCATCTATATGAGCGAATCTGTAGATGTGACGGAACAGGTTTTAAGCGAACTCAAAAAGAAGAAATAG
- the bamA gene encoding outer membrane protein assembly factor BamA, whose protein sequence is MSVVIRLIVVLVLLYSPLLLAFDAFTVKQIRIEGAERISEDTVLNYLPVKEGDKFDQIRVEQAISALFGTGFFNDVQVLRDGDTLVVRLVERPSIAKITIKGNEEISTEDLTTELKKIGLADGRVFNRSLLERVELELQRQYFSLGRYGVSISSRILEQERNRVAIDLTIDEGEVARIRQINLIGNESFSDELLLSKLNSGEHSFLALLSSSSKYSREKLQADLEIIRSYYMDRGYVNFNIESTQVSISPDKKDVFVTVNVDEGEKFFVKEVSLRGDIIIPEVEMRKVMTVSGGQVFSRKEITETSTRISERLSEEGYAFANVNPAPEFHKDEKNQVSLVFFVDPGKRVYVRRVNFTGNIKTQDEVMRREMRQLEGGWISTSKINRSKVRLQRTGFFEDNINIETPPVPGRTDVVDVNFTVVERPSGNIQAAVGYGGDSGFIVSGSVNQTNFLGTGRRVGVEVNNSQISRVFSLSLSDPYYTVDGISRSISLSSRRTNISQFTTTVGAYTADVTGASMSLGIPLSEFRSARAGLNLENTGITIGDETTQSFRDELNGEKKRDYYTLSVSGAWSYDTRNHILFADSGTYITLSADASAPVVTKTNYYKLNYRHQWYIPLFKDITMHLEGNFSYAHGYLGTELPFYENYFAGGGQSVRGFEERSLGPVEQLCNYNPPVTYTGVVPNCEGLGKVRIGGDRRVTGTAELVFPMPFSEDSRSTRFSLFVDGGYLDGPSAPNPTSIDNLWDIAREFRVSYGASFIWITPMGALRFSYALPLRFRADDQLREFQFSIGAPY, encoded by the coding sequence ATGAGCGTTGTGATTCGTCTGATAGTCGTTCTGGTTCTGTTATATTCGCCGTTATTGCTGGCGTTTGATGCGTTTACCGTAAAACAGATTCGCATTGAAGGTGCAGAACGGATCAGTGAAGATACTGTGCTGAATTACCTGCCGGTCAAGGAAGGGGACAAGTTTGACCAGATTCGCGTCGAACAGGCGATCAGCGCCTTGTTCGGCACCGGTTTTTTTAACGACGTACAAGTGTTGCGCGATGGCGACACACTGGTTGTACGCCTGGTTGAACGTCCGTCCATTGCCAAGATCACTATCAAAGGCAATGAAGAAATCAGCACCGAAGATTTGACTACAGAGTTGAAAAAAATCGGGCTCGCCGACGGGCGAGTTTTCAACCGTTCTTTGCTCGAACGCGTAGAGCTTGAACTACAGCGCCAGTATTTTTCATTAGGCCGTTATGGCGTATCGATCAGTTCACGCATCCTTGAACAGGAACGTAATCGCGTCGCTATTGATTTGACTATAGATGAAGGCGAGGTGGCTCGGATTCGTCAGATCAATCTGATTGGAAATGAATCATTCAGCGATGAGTTGCTGTTGTCCAAACTTAATTCAGGCGAGCATTCGTTTCTTGCACTGTTGTCCAGTTCCAGCAAATATTCCCGTGAGAAGTTGCAGGCCGACCTTGAAATCATACGCTCCTATTATATGGACCGCGGCTATGTGAACTTTAATATTGAATCGACGCAGGTCAGCATCTCGCCGGATAAGAAAGACGTGTTTGTCACAGTTAATGTTGATGAAGGCGAGAAGTTCTTTGTTAAAGAAGTGAGTTTGCGTGGTGACATCATTATTCCTGAAGTCGAGATGCGCAAAGTAATGACAGTCAGTGGTGGCCAGGTTTTCTCGCGTAAAGAAATAACGGAGACTAGCACCCGCATTAGTGAACGCCTTAGTGAAGAGGGTTATGCGTTCGCCAATGTCAATCCAGCGCCGGAGTTTCACAAGGACGAGAAGAATCAAGTTTCACTCGTGTTTTTCGTTGATCCTGGTAAACGTGTGTACGTACGTCGCGTCAACTTCACGGGTAATATCAAAACCCAGGATGAAGTCATGCGTCGCGAGATGCGTCAGTTGGAAGGTGGCTGGATATCGACAAGTAAGATTAACCGTTCCAAGGTTCGATTACAGCGCACAGGATTTTTTGAGGACAACATCAATATCGAAACGCCGCCGGTCCCAGGGCGTACCGACGTGGTGGATGTGAATTTCACCGTAGTAGAACGGCCATCGGGTAATATCCAGGCAGCTGTTGGTTATGGCGGCGATTCGGGATTTATTGTTTCCGGTAGCGTCAATCAGACTAACTTCCTGGGAACAGGCAGGCGTGTTGGAGTAGAAGTCAACAATAGCCAAATCAGTCGTGTCTTCAGCCTGTCGCTTTCCGATCCATATTACACTGTCGATGGTATTAGTCGCAGTATCAGTCTGTCATCCCGACGTACCAATATTTCCCAATTTACCACAACGGTGGGTGCCTATACGGCTGACGTCACTGGCGCTAGCATGTCTCTCGGTATTCCACTGAGTGAATTCAGATCGGCGCGTGCCGGTCTCAATCTTGAGAATACGGGTATTACCATCGGTGACGAAACGACGCAGAGTTTTCGTGATGAACTGAATGGTGAGAAGAAGCGCGATTACTATACATTGTCGGTTTCAGGGGCGTGGTCATACGATACTCGGAACCATATCCTTTTCGCCGATTCCGGTACCTATATAACCCTGTCGGCAGATGCGTCTGCACCCGTTGTGACGAAAACAAACTACTATAAATTGAACTACCGGCATCAGTGGTATATACCATTGTTTAAAGATATCACTATGCATTTGGAAGGTAACTTCTCCTATGCTCATGGATATTTGGGGACTGAGTTACCGTTTTACGAAAATTATTTTGCTGGTGGTGGCCAGAGTGTACGTGGCTTCGAAGAACGAAGCTTGGGACCTGTAGAACAGCTTTGTAATTATAATCCACCAGTAACATATACAGGAGTAGTGCCAAATTGTGAAGGATTAGGAAAGGTGCGTATCGGTGGTGATAGACGTGTAACCGGTACTGCTGAGTTGGTATTTCCGATGCCGTTTTCCGAAGACAGTCGTTCCACGCGTTTTAGCTTGTTTGTTGATGGTGGCTACCTGGATGGGCCGAGTGCACCAAACCCAACCAGCATCGACAATCTATGGGATATTGCGCGCGAATTCAGGGTTTCCTATGGCGCATCATTCATCTGGATTACACCTATGGGAGCTCTGCGGTTTAGCTATGCCTTGCCGCTACGATTCCGAGCGGACGACCAGTTGCGAGAATTTCAGTTCTCAATTGGCGCACCGTATTAA
- the rseP gene encoding RIP metalloprotease RseP: MDGFLYSVVFFVIALGLLIAIHEFGHYWVARKAGVKVLRFSIGFGKPIWQRTGKTDGTEYVLAAIPLGGYVKMLDEREGPVDEAEVHRAFNRKPLSSRVAVVAAGPLFNFAFAIIAYALIFMLGVPGLKPLVGDVISETPFARAGLQTGDEIISVDGEKTPTLEAMRLSLVGSVMKGGQVELGVRHEDQSEAVLVMDVSETPVDAIQENFLQYLGMTPLRPILPAVIGDLQADGAAVAAGFQHGDVIVRVDGQPMNDWVKWAEYVRGKPEQEIIVGIERNGAELDIRVTPARVEVQDAVIGRVGASPLVPDGLFEAYRAIQQYSLLAAIPAAISKTWDMSILTLRMMWKMLSGQASLENLSGPISIAQYAGQTAQIGIVPFLSFLAIVSVSLGVLNLLPVPILDGGHLLYYLVEFFKGSPVSEETQIIGQKIGVVMIGALMFMALFNDINRLIG, from the coding sequence ATGGATGGTTTTCTCTATTCAGTCGTATTTTTCGTTATCGCGCTGGGCTTATTGATCGCGATTCACGAATTTGGCCATTACTGGGTCGCACGCAAGGCGGGCGTCAAAGTACTGCGTTTTTCAATCGGATTTGGTAAACCTATCTGGCAGCGGACGGGTAAGACTGACGGAACAGAATATGTCCTGGCAGCCATACCTCTTGGCGGCTACGTCAAGATGCTGGATGAACGGGAAGGTCCGGTAGATGAGGCAGAAGTCCATCGAGCATTTAATCGCAAGCCACTGTCTTCTCGCGTTGCCGTTGTCGCTGCCGGTCCGCTGTTTAATTTTGCTTTTGCCATCATAGCCTATGCGTTGATCTTTATGCTCGGCGTGCCTGGTCTCAAGCCGCTCGTCGGTGATGTTATCTCAGAAACACCATTCGCTCGTGCGGGATTGCAGACGGGTGACGAAATCATTTCCGTCGATGGTGAGAAAACGCCGACATTAGAGGCGATGCGATTGTCGCTGGTTGGCTCAGTCATGAAAGGTGGTCAGGTAGAACTCGGTGTACGCCATGAGGATCAGAGCGAAGCCGTCTTAGTTATGGACGTGTCCGAAACACCGGTCGACGCCATTCAGGAAAATTTTCTGCAATATCTCGGTATGACACCTTTGCGCCCGATATTGCCTGCGGTAATTGGAGATTTACAGGCAGATGGTGCAGCCGTGGCAGCGGGGTTTCAACATGGGGATGTGATCGTTCGCGTTGACGGTCAGCCCATGAACGACTGGGTCAAATGGGCGGAATATGTACGTGGCAAACCGGAACAGGAAATTATTGTCGGGATTGAGCGCAATGGGGCTGAATTGGATATCCGAGTAACGCCTGCGCGTGTTGAGGTTCAGGATGCTGTGATCGGTAGGGTGGGTGCGTCGCCACTGGTGCCCGACGGTCTATTTGAAGCCTATCGTGCAATTCAACAGTATTCACTGCTTGCTGCAATACCCGCTGCAATCAGCAAGACCTGGGATATGTCGATTCTTACATTGCGCATGATGTGGAAAATGTTGTCCGGACAGGCATCACTTGAAAACTTGAGTGGACCGATCAGTATCGCTCAATATGCCGGCCAGACCGCGCAAATCGGTATCGTGCCTTTTCTTTCCTTTCTCGCCATCGTCAGCGTCAGTCTGGGCGTGTTGAATCTTTTACCGGTTCCCATTCTGGACGGCGGCCATTTGTTGTACTATCTGGTCGAATTTTTCAAAGGAAGCCCCGTTTCTGAAGAGACGCAGATAATTGGGCAGAAAATCGGTGTTGTTATGATAGGCGCACTGATGTTTATGGCATTGTTTAACGATATTAATCGGCTGATTGGTTAA